The sequence TTTTCACTTAAAAACACAGCGAACCGTTTCAATCTTTGGGAAATGTTCCGTCTAGAGGCTTCTCTAATTTGGTTAATATAAAAGCCATCCATACGAAACAAATGACATATCACAGAGAGGTGTTTACCATCTCATGTTTCTTACTATGAACCATCTGTTATCTTCTGAGCCAGGTAGATCTACACAGAGCAGGTCAACTACAAGTACCTTACTTATCATTTATAAAGAAATGCACAAGCGAATATACTTAAAAAGGTCATTACAAGTCAGTACACAGAATCAATCGCTTGATGGTTTTTCTTAGTTTGGAAACATTCTTTATTcagacaaatatataaaaaaatgtttggGGGGTGGGAACATGAAGACAAGTTTTACCTGTTTCAAAATGTGACACAAAATATGTAAAGATGTGTCTGACTTAGGTGTGTAGACGAAGAAAATGTAActattcaaacaacaacaaaagaatAGTACAAGAAGTGTGAATGTAACTTTGATGTGATGGTGATTCGGAGGCTTCTTCCACCTCAGTTAGAAAAAACAGGACACCATTCAAATACCTCTTCAACTCTTCTCTTTAGCGTTCTTCTGTGATCtaatacatttgttttgtcAGACACGCAGCATGGATTGCTTAAAGCGGAAATGAAATAGCTCACTGGAGTTAAGTGAAATTGAATTCAGAAAGAATCATTTCCTGAGAAACTGTTCTGCCTAGGATACGATGATAAGATACCATTAGATGTCTTCATGGGTATTGATTGAGGATGGTGCCTGCTTTACAAAGGCTAATGTTAGTTTAGAGTTTGGTGAACAGAGACGTTTTCCTTAACAGCAAATATATAATTCTTAGTCAAGGATGTCACCTGCTGCGATTAAATTGTAAAAAGCTTATGCTTCTTCGTTGGTTGTCATTTTGGACCGTTTGGacctttcctcctcctcctcctcctcctcctcctcctcctcctcctcctcctcctcctccttctgctTTCTTTGCACTTCTCCTTCCAAATGGTATCCGATCAGGAGCTGGTAGATCAGCACCCCCACGGCTGCCCCCACGAAGGGGGCACAGAGGGGCACAAAGAACCAGTAGGTGTTTGCCCTGCAAGAGAACGGGAGAAATCTGTTATACATCTTGTCCTTATCATTCTTTTATTCTGTTTACCTTCCGTACCACAGCCGGCCTGAATAAAATATGAATGCACAGCTGATGTTCGAGAGACGCAACGTTACGGGTCAGAAAGCATGTGAGCCATGCCCATATTGAATCATTCCAAATGTAATGAAGGGGCACGCTATTAAACACATGTCAGTTTACTTGGCAGGGAACGAGAGGAGTGTTCATCACATTATTGTAGCAGCTGGTGAAGGAGGGGCCTATTTGCTTTTTActtatactgcagggtagctttgTGAAATGTAGCAATGGAATAACGGTCATCCGAATCCAATATGTTGTAATATTAATCTGACTTTAAATGACATTTTCTTTGAATGGCAATTGAAAATCTTAATTACATTTCTGGATCCACTTATAGGTGGTGTCCACATCTCAACCTGTCATGATTTCAGCTTTGTGTGTATCGTTTCCagttttgttttgaaattgtcttgtcttccttcctgtgttttccctcctgtTCGATTGGCTGATTGTGTTTCACCTCCCCTCTCCAGCTgtgtctcgtgattacccctatGTATTTAGTCTTGCGTTCCTTGTCGGTTCTTCGTTCCGTGAGGTTCCTGCTGGATTTCCCTGGTCGACTCTCCTGTGTGTTCCCGGTTTGTTTGGTACTTTCCGTTTGTTCCTCCTCGCCTGCTCCTGCCGCTTTTGTCGTTAAACCAGCTTTTAATTAGATCAAATCTCTCCTTTGCTTGCTTCCCTACACCCGCCTCCCTGCGTGTACTGCTTTTGGGTCCACGCCTCCAACACCCTGACAACCTGGTTGTTGTAAAGCATTCCAAAGTAGTTCTGTACTCACGTGAAAACCTCTCTTCCCCACCCTGCCAGAGCGGTGAAGATGCGTGGCCCCAGGTCCCGGGCTGGGTTCACAGCATAGCCAGAGTTGAAGCCCATCGACAGGCCGATGACCAGCACCACGAGGCCGACTGTGAGGGGCTCCAGACCCGGAGGGACGGGGTTGTTTCGAGGGTCCACTATGGCCAGGATACACACGATCAATGCAGCTGTTCCAATAATCTAAGACATCGTGCAGGGAGAAGGATCTATTCATGCTTTTTATAAAGTTAATTCTTATTCATTTGTATTACTGAGAATAAGTAGTCCTGCTGATGATGAGGCACCTTTATTGTAACTATGACAATTGACGAGCTGTCAAAATGAAAACTTATTTTGTGAACTCTGTGACCCTTACATCAGAAAACAGCACATCATAGATATTGCACTGTCCACTGATCTGACGTCAAGCCCCCCAATGAGAGGCGAAGGTATGGGCTGTCTTTCAGTTGGCGTGGTTGAATCACTTCACGCCTGAACAGTACAGGTTTACAGTATATGCACACAGTGGATATGGTATTGATTCTTCTACGTGCTGCGATGAGTCAGGGTCTATATGAGGGCTGCAGCTGTGGCTCGTGCCCACCCTGGACAGCAGGTACCCTATCAGCTTTTGTGAGGTTGTTTTGCTGCCACCAGCTCAGAGGAAGTGTTCTCTTAGTGTCAATAAGGGTCTTGAAAAGGTTAACTTAAGAATAACAAGCTGTTTCCTATCAGCGGGTGTTTATATAAAAGATAGTTTGCTGATAAGTGTAAGGCATTCCTAGTATACAGCTGTTGTTGGTCTTGTTGGTAGAATATGCATACGACCTGCAATTGTTCAGGAACAAAGGTCGATGTATGTTGTCAATATACACCTTCACTTGCTCAGAAAACGTAGCGAACAACAAACACTGCATCAAGTATTGGAATGTAAGCTCTTTTTGATCATACAGAACACACACTGTGCACAAAGCTATCCTCAGCAGGATTACTGTACGTGCACTGCAGGGTCCAGACTTTTGATGCACAGCGCATCGTTTTACGCACAGGGTCCCTTCATTAATTATTTGAATCTTCTGGCAGAGCGGGATCTAATTGACCTTGCTTTTCCTCTCACACTTACAAGCTGTTCTACCCAGATTACAAGTGAAGACAATCAGATGAAATGAATAGTGACACTGTCCTGCTCAATGCACTGCTCCCTTCTTCTGATAGGTTAGCGAGTGTGAAAGGAGCCCAGGTGATGTGATTGGCGATCAGGCTGTTGCAGGAGAGCCAGATACTTCTGAGGAATATACATTTTGGGCTCCAGCAGTGGAGccatgcaatgattttgccttcaTACGTCTATGGTGCAATATCTACAAGGGATGTGACTCATATTTTTCAATCTTTTCTTGAAGGCAAACTTTGATTTGAGTCAAAGCCGCTGCCTATTCGGCTCCACCTGCGTCACCTGACCTCGAGGTCTGTGATTGTGTTCTttttcaatcaaactttcaaatTACGCAAATTGAGCCTATTGCCAAATACCAACAACAATAGACATTGATGCAACGTTATATTGTTTTACAGTACTTGTGCAGTACTCAAGCAGGAGTGTTTGGCCTGTGGGACAGAGCATGCTCATTTATATGGATCAGCTGTTGTTCTGTGATACATTTGAGAAAGAAACTGTTACCTGATCAAAGAATCCATTCGCCAACGAGAGATGTTTGGATGGATATGTGGCAAAAATCCCAGCTGTGGCATTATTCCCCACTACGATCAGCTCTCCCTGGCTAATGTCCCATAATGCATCTGGTGGAAGAACGTACAGATCacatta comes from Pseudochaenichthys georgianus chromosome 12, fPseGeo1.2, whole genome shotgun sequence and encodes:
- the LOC117456256 gene encoding aquaporin-3-like; the encoded protein is MGKQRDILKKLAGTFQIRHVLLRQAMAECLGTFILVMFGCGSVAQAVLSGGSHGSFLTVNFAFGFAATLGILVSGQISGGHLNPAVTFSLCLLGREPWRKFPLFFFFQTLGAFLGAAVVFGMYFDALWDISQGELIVVGNNATAGIFATYPSKHLSLANGFFDQIIGTAALIVCILAIVDPRNNPVPPGLEPLTVGLVVLVIGLSMGFNSGYAVNPARDLGPRIFTALAGWGREVFTANTYWFFVPLCAPFVGAAVGVLIYQLLIGYHLEGEVQRKQKEEEEEEEEEEEEEEEEEERSKRSKMTTNEEA